The sequence below is a genomic window from Oscillospiraceae bacterium.
GCGGCGAGGCCGTCGTCATCCCCAACGCGGAGGGCAACCGCACCACCCCCTCCGTCGTGGCCTTCTCCAAGGACGGCGAGCGCATGGTGGGCCAGGTGGCAAAGCGCCAGGCCATCACCAACCCCGACCGCACCATCGCCTCCATCAAGCGTGAGATGGGCTCCGACTTCAAGGTCAACGTGGACGGCAAGAGCTACACCCCCCAGGAGATCTCCGCCATGGTGCTGGGCAAGCTGAAGGCCGACGCCGAGGCCTACCTGGGCAGCACCGTCACCGAGGCGGTCATCACCGTGCCCGCCTACTTCACCGACGCCCAGCGCCAGGCCACCAAGGACGCGGGCCGCATCGCGGGCCTGGACGTGAAGCGCATCATCAACGAGCCCACCGCGGCCGCCCTGGCCTACGGCGCGGACAAGGAGTCCGACCAGAAGATCATGGTCTACGACCTGGGCGGCGGCACCTTCGACGTGTCGGTGCTGGAGGTGGGCGACGGCGTCATCGAGGTGCTGGCCACCGCGGGCAATAACCGCCTGGGCGGCGACGACTTTGACAAGTGCGTCATGGACTGGATGGCCGCCGAGTTCAAGAAGGACAGCGGCATCGACCTGACCGGCGACAAGGTGGCCATGCAGCGCCTGAAGGAGGCCGCCGAGAAGGCCAAGATCGAGCTGTCCGGCGTGACCTCCAGCGCCATCAACCTGCCCTATATCACCGCCGACGCCACCGGGCCCAAGCACCTGGACCTGACCCTGACCCGTGCCAAGTTCAACGAGCTGACCGCCCACCTGGTGGAGGCCACCACCGGCCCCGTGCGCCAGGCCATGAGCGACGCGGGCCTGAAGACCTCCGACCTGCACAAGGTTCTGCTGGTGGGCGGCTCCAGCCGCATCCCCGCCGTGCAGGAGGCCGTGAAGAAGATCACCGGCGTGGACGGCTTCAAGGGCATCAACCCCGACGAATGTGTCGCCATGGGCGCGGCGCTCCAGGGCGGCGTGCTGGTGGGCGACGTGAAGGGCCTGCTGCTGCTGGACGTGACCCCCCTGTCCCTGGGCATCGAGACCATGGGCGGCGTGATGACCAAGCTCATCGAGCGCAACACCACCATCCCCGCCAAGAAGAGCCAGACCTTCACCACCGCCGCCGACAACCAGACCAGCGTGGAGGTCCACGTGCTCCAGGGCGAGCGCGAGATGGCCCAGTACAACAAGACCCTGGGCCGCTTCAACCTGGACGGCATCGCCCCGGCCCGCCGCGGCGTGCCCCAGATCGAGGTCACCTTCGACATCGACGCCAACGGCATCGTCAACGTCTCCGCCAAGGACCTGGGCACCGGCAAGGACGCCCACATCACCATCACCTCCTCCACCAACATGTCCAAGGACGACATCGACAAGGCCGTCAAGGAGGCCGAGCAGTTCGCCGCCGAGGACGCCAAGCGCAAGGAAGAGGTCGAGGTGCGTAACAACGGCGACCAGATGGTCTACCAGACCGAGAAGGTCATGGAGGAGCTCAAGGACAAGATCGACGCCGGCGACAAGTCCACCCTGGACGCCGCCCTGAACAAGCTGAAGGACGCGCTGAAGGGCACCGACGTGGAGGCCATCAAGACCGCCACCGAGGAGCTGAGCAAGGCCTTCTACCCCATCAGCGAGAAGCTCTACAACCAGAACGGCGGCCAGGCGGGCCCCGGCCCCGACATGGGCGGCGCGGGCTTCACCGGCGGCGCCCAGGCCGGCGGCGCCGACCAGGGCGGCGACCCCAACGTGGTGGACGCCGACTACGAGGTCGTGGACGACGACAATAAGTAATTGATAATGCAGAATGGATAATTGAGAATTACACTGCGGTGGGACGAGGGGGATTTTCCCTTCGTCCCACGCGGATTGTCTCGATCCTTTCCCATTCTCAATTCTCCATTATCAATTATCAATTCGATTCGAGGTGAACCCAATGCCTGAACAAAAAAGAGATTATTACGAGGTCCTGGGCGTCAGCAAGGGCGCGTCGGACGACGAGATCAAGAAGGCCTACCGCAAGCTGGCCAAGCAGTACCACCCCGACCTGAACCCCGGCGACAAGGCCGCCGAGGCCAGGTTCAAGGAGGTCAACGAGGCCTACGAGGTGCTCTCCGACAAGGATAAGCGCGGCCGCTACGACCAGTTTGGCCACGCGGGGGTGGACCCCAACTTCGGCGCGGGCGGGGCCGGCGGCCCCTTCGGCGGCTTCTCGGGCGCGGATTTCGGCGACTTCGACCTGGGGGACATCTTTGGCTCCTTCTTCGGCGGCGGCTTCGGCGGCGGGGGCGGCGGCTCCCGCCAGCGCAACGGCCCCCAGAAGGGGGACACCCTGCGCGCCGCCGTCACCATCTCCTTCGAGGAGGCGGCCTTCGGCGTGGAGAAGGAGATCACCCTCACCCGTAGCGAGCAGTGCGACGTGTGCAAGGGCTCGGGCTGCGCGCCCGGCACCACGGCGGAGATCTGCCCCGACTGCCACGGCAGCGGCACGGTGCGCATCCAGCGCGGCGGCGGGGCCTTCTCCTTCGCCACCACCGCCCCCTGCCAGAAGTGCGGCGGCACCGGCAAGATCATCCACCAGCCCTGTAAGACCTGCGGCGGCGCGGGGTCGGTGCGCAAGCAGCGCAAAATCACCGTCAACATACCCGCCGGCATCGACAACGGCCAGGCGGTCTCCCTCCGGGGCCAGGGCGGCGCGGGCAAGAACGGCGGCCCGGCGGGCGATCTCATTATCTCCGTCACCGTGCGCCCCCACCCCCAGTTCCGGCGCGACGGCACCTCGGTCTACCTGGACCAGAACGTCTCCTTCCTCCAGGCCACCCTGGGCGCGGAGCTGGAGCTGCCCACCATCGACGGCAAGGTGAAGTGGACCCTGCCCGAGGGCACCCAGCCCGGCACCACCTTCCGCCTGCGGGGCAAGGGCATCCCCAGCGTCAACGGCCGGGGCCGGGGCGACCAGTTCGTCACCGTGCAGGTGGAGGTCCCCAAGAGTCTGACCCACGAGCAGCGCGAGGCCCTGCGGGACTACGGCAGGGCCATGGGCGAGCTGGCCGGGGAAGAGGAAGAGGGCCTGAAAGGATTTTTTGACAAAAAGAGAAAAAAGAAATAAAATAGGGGGGCGCTTTGAGCAAGAAGCGCCCCCCTATTCTGTTCGCGGAGG
It includes:
- the dnaK gene encoding chaperone protein DnaK gives rise to the protein MSKIIGIDLGTTNSCVAVMEGGEAVVIPNAEGNRTTPSVVAFSKDGERMVGQVAKRQAITNPDRTIASIKREMGSDFKVNVDGKSYTPQEISAMVLGKLKADAEAYLGSTVTEAVITVPAYFTDAQRQATKDAGRIAGLDVKRIINEPTAAALAYGADKESDQKIMVYDLGGGTFDVSVLEVGDGVIEVLATAGNNRLGGDDFDKCVMDWMAAEFKKDSGIDLTGDKVAMQRLKEAAEKAKIELSGVTSSAINLPYITADATGPKHLDLTLTRAKFNELTAHLVEATTGPVRQAMSDAGLKTSDLHKVLLVGGSSRIPAVQEAVKKITGVDGFKGINPDECVAMGAALQGGVLVGDVKGLLLLDVTPLSLGIETMGGVMTKLIERNTTIPAKKSQTFTTAADNQTSVEVHVLQGEREMAQYNKTLGRFNLDGIAPARRGVPQIEVTFDIDANGIVNVSAKDLGTGKDAHITITSSTNMSKDDIDKAVKEAEQFAAEDAKRKEEVEVRNNGDQMVYQTEKVMEELKDKIDAGDKSTLDAALNKLKDALKGTDVEAIKTATEELSKAFYPISEKLYNQNGGQAGPGPDMGGAGFTGGAQAGGADQGGDPNVVDADYEVVDDDNK
- the dnaJ gene encoding chaperone protein DnaJ — translated: MPEQKRDYYEVLGVSKGASDDEIKKAYRKLAKQYHPDLNPGDKAAEARFKEVNEAYEVLSDKDKRGRYDQFGHAGVDPNFGAGGAGGPFGGFSGADFGDFDLGDIFGSFFGGGFGGGGGGSRQRNGPQKGDTLRAAVTISFEEAAFGVEKEITLTRSEQCDVCKGSGCAPGTTAEICPDCHGSGTVRIQRGGGAFSFATTAPCQKCGGTGKIIHQPCKTCGGAGSVRKQRKITVNIPAGIDNGQAVSLRGQGGAGKNGGPAGDLIISVTVRPHPQFRRDGTSVYLDQNVSFLQATLGAELELPTIDGKVKWTLPEGTQPGTTFRLRGKGIPSVNGRGRGDQFVTVQVEVPKSLTHEQREALRDYGRAMGELAGEEEEGLKGFFDKKRKKK